The DNA region CCGGCCGGCGGGTCTCGCCGCCGCTGTTCGAGTCGATGGAGCTGCTCGGCCGGCCCGAGACGCTGCGCCGTCTGAACGCGGCCCTGACGGCGGTCCCGGCGGCCTGAGCGGTACCGGGGCCAGGACCCCGTCCGGGGCCCCCGGTGGTGCCCTGAGCAGCCCGCGGGCCCGGCTTCGTGCCGGGCCCGCGGCGCCCCCGGACGTCACCGGACGTCCTCCCCGCCGCTGCCTGGGGTTATCGATTTTGGAGCCAGGCCAGACGTCGGGTAATGTTCTTTCTGCGCCGCCCGGGAGGGAACGGACGAGGGAGTGAAACCCCGTCGGTAACCGAGCGAGGGGCGCAACGCCCGAGAAGGCCCGCGAGGGTCCAACTCTGGTGGGGTATGGTGTAATTGGCAGCACGAGTGATTCTGGTTCATTTAGTCTAGGTTCGAGTCCTGGTACCCCAGCGCAGTACAGCACCACCGCAGTACCGCAGTACCGCACAAAAAAAGATCAAGCCCCCGTTGTGTAGCGGCCTAGCACGCTGCCCTCTCACGGCAGTAGCGCCGGTTCGAATCCGGTCGGGGGTACTGGTCCCGCAAGGGACCGCCTGGAAAGCCCCCGTTGTGTAGCGGCCTAGCACGCTGCCCTCTCACGGCAGTAGCGCCGGTTCGAATCCGGTCGGGGGTACTGATTCCGCAAGGGATCGTCAGGAAGCCCCCGTTGTGTAGCGGCCTAGCACGCTGCCCTCTCACGGCAGTAGCGCCGGTTCGAATCCGGTCGGGGGTACCAGAGCAGGAAGGCCGGTGGGCTTACCCATCGGCTGATTGCTTTGTTGGGGTATGGTGTAATTGGCAGCACGAGTGATTCTGGTTCATTTAGTCTAGGTTCGAGTCCTGGTACCCCAGCCAGAAAGTACGGCCCCGGTTCACGCCGGGGCTTTTCGCATTTCCGGACGCCCGCGTGGAAACGCCCGCGCGGAGCCCGGCGGAAACGCCCCCGGACAATGCCCACCCATCCGAAAGGGCCCGCTCACCTGGTGAGCGGGCCCTTTCGGATGGGTGGGGGAGTTACTGCGGTGGGGGCGGGTGGGGGAGTGGGCGGGGCTCTCAGCTGCGGCGCAGGGCCTCGGTGAGGCGGTTGGCCGCCTCGATGATGGCCTGGGCGTGCAGCCGGCCCGGGTGGCGGGTCAGCCGCTCGATCGGGCCGGAGACCGAGACGGCGGCCACCACGCGGTTGGAGGGGCCGCGGACCGGCGCGGAGACCGAGGCCACGCCCGGCTCCCGCTCGCCGATCGACTGGGCCCAGCCGCGGCGGCGCACACCGCTCAGCGCGGTGGCGGTGAAGCGGGCGCCCTGGAGGCCGCGGTGGAGCCGCTCGGGCTCCTCCCAGGCCAGCAGGACCTGGGCGGCCGAGCCGGCCTTCATCGGCAGGGTGCTGCCGACCGGGACGGTGTCCCGCAGACCGGAGAGCCGCTCGGCGGCGGCGACGCAGATCCGCATCTCGCCCTGCCGGCGGTAGAGCTGTGCGCTCTCGCCGGTGACGTCGCGCAGGTGGGTCAGGACCGGGCCCGCGGTGGCGAGCAGCCGGTCCTCGCCCGCCGCGGCGGAGAGTTCGGACAGCCGCGGGCCGAGGATGAAACGGCCCTGCATGTCCCTGGTGACCAGACGGTGGTGTTCGAGTGCGACGGCGAGCCGGTGGGCCGTGGGGCGCGCCAGACCGGTGGCGGCGACCAGCCCCGCCAACGTGGCGGGGCCCGACTCCAGTGCGCTCAGCACCAGAGCGGCCTTGTCGAGAACGCCGACGCCGCTAGAGTTGTCCATGCCCTAAGACTGCAGTCTCAGTCCGCGAGACGCAAGTTCAATCTTCCGGGAAAAGCGCCACTCTGGAAGCAGCAGCCCGGGAGACATCCAGGATGCGACCCCGACCGGGTGTCCGCATCGTGGACACCTATCCGGTGTGCAGGTCGCACGGCGCGAGCCTCACAGGGCGGCGACAGCTTCGACCTCGACGACACGAGAAGGCCGGCAACGCGGCCGGCTGGAGGGAACCCGATGGGACGGACACTCGCAGAGAAGGTCTGGGACGACCACGTCGTGCGGCGCGCGGAGGGCGAGCCCGACCTGCTCTACATCGACCTGCACCTGCTGCACGAGGTGACCAGCCCGCAGGCCTTCGACGGCCTCCGGCTGGCCGGGCGAACGGTCCGCCGCACCGACCTCACGATCGCGACCGAGGACCACAACACCCCGACCCTGGACATCGACAAGCCGATCGCGGACCCGGTCTCCCGGGTCCAGCTGGAGACGCTGCGCAGGAACGCCGCCGAGTTCGGCGTCCGGATCCACTCGCTCGGCGACGTCGAGCAGGGCGTCGTCCACGTCGTCGGCCCCCAGCTGGGCCTGACCCAGCCCGGCACGACCGTGGTCTGTGGCGATTCCCACACCTCCACCCACGGCGCCTTCGGCGCGCTGGCGTTCGGCATCGGCACCAGCCAGGTCGAGCACGTGCTGGCCACCCAGACCCTGCCGCTGGCCCCGTTCCGGACCATGGCCATCACCGTCGAGGGCGAACTGCCCGACGGGGTGACCGCCAAGGACCTGATCCTGGCGATCATCACGAAGATCGGCACCGGCGGCGGCCAGGGCTACGTCCTGGAGTACCGCGGCTCGGCGATCCGCAGCCTCTCCATGGAGGCCCGGATGACCATCTGCAACATGTCCATCGAGGCGGGCGCCCGGGCCGGCATGATCGCCCCGGACCGGACCACCTTCGACTACCTCGAAGGACGCCCGCACGCCCCCGAGGGCGAGGACTGGGACGCGGCCGTCGCCTACTGGGAGACCCTGGTCACCGACGAGGACGCGGTCTTCGACCACGAGATCTTCATCGACGCCACCGAGCTGACCCCCTTCGTCACCTGGGGCACCAACCCCGGCCAGGGCGCCCCGCTCGGCGCGAACGTCCCGCACCCCGAGTCCTTCGCCGACCCGCAGGAGCGGGTCGCCGCCGAGAACGCCCTCGCCTACATGGGCCTGGAGGCCGGCACCCCGCTGCGCGAGGTCGCGGTCGACGCGGTCTTCGTCGGCTCCTGCACCAACGGCCGGATCGAGGACCTGCGGGCCGCGGCCGCGATCCTGGAGGGCCGCCGGGTCGCCGAGGGCGTGCGGATGCTGGTCGTCCCCGGCTCCGTCCGGGTCGCCCTGCAGGCCGTCGAGGAGGGCCTGGACAAGGTGTTCACCGCCGCCGGCGCCGAGTGGCGCCACGCGGGCTGCTCGATGTGCCTGGGCATGAACCCCGACCAGCTGGCCCCCGGCGAGCGCTGCGCCTCCACCTCGAACCGCAACTTCGAGGGCCGTCAGGGCAAGGGCGGCCGCACCCACCTGGTCTCCCCGCAGGTCGCCGCCGCGACCGCCGTCCTGGGCCGGCTGGCCGCCCCCTCCGATCTGTCGTCCAACGCCGCTGTGGAGGTCTGAGCAGCATGGAGAAGTTCACCACCCACACCGGCCGGGCCGTCCCGCTGCGCCGCAGCAACGTCGACACCGACCAGATCATCCCCGCCCACTGGCTCAAGAAGGTCACCCGTTCCGGTTTCGAGGGCGGTCTGTTCGAGGCCTGGCGCAAGGACGAGTCGTTCGTCCTGAACCGGCCCGAGCGCCAGGGTGCCACCGTCCTGGTGGCCGGCCCCGAGTTCGGCACCGGCTCCTCCCGCGAGCACGCCGTCTGGGCCCTGCAGAACTACGGGTTCCACGCGGTCGTCTCGTCCCGCTTCGCCGACATCTTCCGCGGCAACTCGCTGAAGAACGGCCTGCTCACCGTGGTCCTGCCGCAGGAGACCGTGGAGCGGCTCTGGGAGCTCACCGAGGCCGACCCGACCGCCGAGGTCACGGTGGACCTGGAGGCCCGCGAGGTGCGCGCCGAGGGCATCACCGCCTCCTTCGAACTGGACGACAACGTTCGGTGGCGGCTGCTGAACGGGCTGGACGACATCAGCATCACCCTGCAGAACGAGCCCGACATCGCGGCCTTCGAGGCGACCCGCCCGTCCTTCAAGCCGCGCACTCTGCCGGTGGCCTGAGATCCCGTTCTGAACAAGCATTCTGACGATCCGCCGGATGGCCCGCTCCCCCCTCGGGGGGGCGGGCCATCCGCCGTTCCGGGGCGGGAGTTGTCCCTCCCGGCCACCCCCCGATTGCCCATTCGGTAATGCCTCAGAGGGCCCCGCGCATGCACAACTCCGGGTAGATGGCACAATCAGTGCATGCACCGGCACCAT from Kitasatospora sp. NBC_00458 includes:
- the leuD gene encoding 3-isopropylmalate dehydratase small subunit, encoding MEKFTTHTGRAVPLRRSNVDTDQIIPAHWLKKVTRSGFEGGLFEAWRKDESFVLNRPERQGATVLVAGPEFGTGSSREHAVWALQNYGFHAVVSSRFADIFRGNSLKNGLLTVVLPQETVERLWELTEADPTAEVTVDLEAREVRAEGITASFELDDNVRWRLLNGLDDISITLQNEPDIAAFEATRPSFKPRTLPVA
- a CDS encoding IclR family transcriptional regulator — encoded protein: MDNSSGVGVLDKAALVLSALESGPATLAGLVAATGLARPTAHRLAVALEHHRLVTRDMQGRFILGPRLSELSAAAGEDRLLATAGPVLTHLRDVTGESAQLYRRQGEMRICVAAAERLSGLRDTVPVGSTLPMKAGSAAQVLLAWEEPERLHRGLQGARFTATALSGVRRRGWAQSIGEREPGVASVSAPVRGPSNRVVAAVSVSGPIERLTRHPGRLHAQAIIEAANRLTEALRRS
- the leuC gene encoding 3-isopropylmalate dehydratase large subunit, with the translated sequence MGRTLAEKVWDDHVVRRAEGEPDLLYIDLHLLHEVTSPQAFDGLRLAGRTVRRTDLTIATEDHNTPTLDIDKPIADPVSRVQLETLRRNAAEFGVRIHSLGDVEQGVVHVVGPQLGLTQPGTTVVCGDSHTSTHGAFGALAFGIGTSQVEHVLATQTLPLAPFRTMAITVEGELPDGVTAKDLILAIITKIGTGGGQGYVLEYRGSAIRSLSMEARMTICNMSIEAGARAGMIAPDRTTFDYLEGRPHAPEGEDWDAAVAYWETLVTDEDAVFDHEIFIDATELTPFVTWGTNPGQGAPLGANVPHPESFADPQERVAAENALAYMGLEAGTPLREVAVDAVFVGSCTNGRIEDLRAAAAILEGRRVAEGVRMLVVPGSVRVALQAVEEGLDKVFTAAGAEWRHAGCSMCLGMNPDQLAPGERCASTSNRNFEGRQGKGGRTHLVSPQVAAATAVLGRLAAPSDLSSNAAVEV